TTCAATCCGAGCTGCTTCACGATCTTCGCGTAGCGCTCGACGTCATTTCGCAGCACGGCGCCGAATGCGGCCGGCGACATCGGCGTCGGTTCGATCGCGAGACCGCTCATCCGCTCGCGCACATCGGTTGCTTCGAGCGCACGGTTGATCTCGGCGTTGAGGCGCCCGACCACCAGCGCCGGGGTACCGGCCGGCGCGAGGAATGCGATCCAGGTGTAGTCGGCAAAGCCGGGATAGCCGAGTTCCGCGACGGTCGGCACGTCGGGCAGCGTCGCCGAGCGCTTCGCGCTGGTCACCGCAATCGGCCGGATCTTGCCGGCCTGGGCGAGCGGCACCGCTGGCGGCATCGAAGTGCTGCCGATGGGCACCTGGCCACCGAGCACCGCGGTGACCGCGGCGGCCGGCGTGTGCGGCACGTGTGTGATGTCGAGCTTGTTCAACTGCCGGAACAGCACCTCGGCCGCGAGATGCGTGGTCGTGCCCGTGCCGGACGACGCATAGCTCAGACGCTCGGTCCGGGCCAGCGCGAGCAGTTCCTTCAGGCTGGTGGCCTTGACCGACGGGTGGACGAACAGGATGTTCGGCGTCAGCGTGGCCATGGCGACCGGGACGAAGTCGCGGATCTCGAAGCCCGGTCGCGAAAACAGGCTGACGTTCACCGCGAACGCTACGCTCGTGCCGAGCAGCGTATGGCCGTCGGGCGCAGCCTTGGCGACGATCTGGGCGCCGATGTTGCCACCGGCGCCGCCCCGGTTGTCGATCAGCACCGGCTGGCCGAAGGCTTCGGCCAGGCGCGGCTGCAGCAGCCGGGCGATGGTGTCGGTCGTGGCGCCCGGCGGAAACGCGACCACGACGCGCAGCGGACGCGACGGAAAGGACGACGACTGGGCCTGCGCCAGCGCCTGGGCCGCAGTGCCGGCGAGCGGCAAGCCGATGGCCAGGGCGCGCGCGGCATTGCAGATGATCGATCGGGCAGTCGGTTGCATCGGATTCTCCTCCGGGCTGGTACCTGGTCTTGTCGTAACGGCTACAGAAGCGTGCACATCTCGTCGAAGGACAGCCTGGGCAGGCGCAGCGGCAGCGCGGCCACGTCGCCGTAGCCGAGGTTGACCATGAAGTTGGACTTGAACGACGTGCCATGGAAAAACACTTCATCGACCTTGGCGTTGTCGAAGCCGGACATCGGTCCCACATCGAGACCCAAAGCGCGCGCGGCAATCATGAGC
The sequence above is drawn from the Rhodocyclaceae bacterium genome and encodes:
- a CDS encoding tripartite tricarboxylate transporter substrate binding protein, coding for MQPTARSIICNAARALAIGLPLAGTAAQALAQAQSSSFPSRPLRVVVAFPPGATTDTIARLLQPRLAEAFGQPVLIDNRGGAGGNIGAQIVAKAAPDGHTLLGTSVAFAVNVSLFSRPGFEIRDFVPVAMATLTPNILFVHPSVKATSLKELLALARTERLSYASSGTGTTTHLAAEVLFRQLNKLDITHVPHTPAAAVTAVLGGQVPIGSTSMPPAVPLAQAGKIRPIAVTSAKRSATLPDVPTVAELGYPGFADYTWIAFLAPAGTPALVVGRLNAEINRALEATDVRERMSGLAIEPTPMSPAAFGAVLRNDVERYAKIVKQLGLKAD